One window from the genome of [Mycobacterium] stephanolepidis encodes:
- the purL gene encoding phosphoribosylformylglycinamidine synthase subunit PurL, whose amino-acid sequence MTSRVDTVDNATATPDHPQPFAELGLKDDEYARIREILGRRPTDAELAMYSVMWSEHCSYKSSKVHLRYFGQTTTEEMRSAMLAGIGENAGVVDIGDGWAVTFKVESHNHPSYVEPYQGAATGVGGIVRDIMAMGARPIAVMDQLRFGAADAPDTRRVFDGVVRGIGGYGNSLGLPNIGGETVFDASYAGNPLVNALCAGVLRKEDLHLAFASGTGNKIILFGARTGLDGIGGVSVLASETFGGDEADGASRKKLPSVQVGDPFTEKVLIECCLELYAAHLVVGIQDLGGAGLSCATSELASAGDGGMHIDLDKVPLRATGMTPAEVLSSESQERMCAVVTPENVDAFMAVCRKWDVLATVIGEVTDGDRLRITWHGETVVDVPPRTVAHEGPVYQRPVARPDTQDALIADSAAGLARPATAEELRQTLLDMIGSPHLCSRAFITEQYDRYVRGNTVLAEHADSGVIRVDEQTGRGIALATDASGRYTVLDPYNGARLALAEAYRNVAASGATPVAVTNCLNFGSPEDPGVMWQFSEAVRGLADGCVELGIPVTGGNVSFYNQTGTTPILPTPVVGVLGVIDDVKRRIPTGFGTEPGETLILLGDTADEFDGSIWAQVAHDHLGGTPPKVDLAREQLIAQILTAASRDGLVSAAHDLSEGGLIQAVIESSLAGETGCRILLPEGADPFVALFSESAGRVLVAVPRTEESRFVAMCEARQLPAVRIGVVDQGSDSVEVQGQFSVTLAELREVHEGVLPGLFG is encoded by the coding sequence GTGACTTCACGGGTTGATACGGTCGACAACGCAACAGCCACCCCCGATCACCCGCAGCCCTTCGCTGAACTAGGGCTCAAGGACGACGAGTACGCCCGCATCCGGGAAATCCTCGGGCGCCGTCCCACGGACGCCGAGCTGGCTATGTATTCGGTGATGTGGAGCGAGCACTGCTCGTACAAGTCCTCCAAGGTGCACCTGCGCTACTTCGGGCAGACGACCACCGAGGAGATGCGCTCGGCGATGCTCGCCGGAATCGGTGAGAACGCCGGAGTGGTGGACATCGGTGATGGCTGGGCGGTCACCTTCAAGGTCGAGTCGCACAACCACCCGTCATACGTCGAGCCGTACCAGGGCGCCGCCACGGGTGTGGGCGGCATTGTGCGCGACATCATGGCCATGGGCGCCCGGCCGATCGCCGTCATGGATCAGCTGCGTTTCGGTGCTGCCGATGCCCCCGACACCCGTCGTGTCTTCGATGGTGTGGTCCGCGGTATCGGCGGTTACGGGAACTCGCTGGGCCTGCCCAACATCGGCGGCGAGACGGTGTTCGATGCCTCGTACGCCGGTAATCCGTTGGTGAACGCGCTGTGTGCCGGCGTGCTGCGCAAGGAAGATCTGCATCTGGCCTTCGCCTCCGGCACCGGCAACAAGATCATCCTGTTCGGGGCACGCACCGGTCTCGATGGCATCGGCGGTGTGTCGGTGCTGGCCTCGGAGACCTTTGGCGGCGACGAGGCCGATGGTGCCTCGCGCAAGAAGCTCCCCAGCGTGCAGGTGGGCGACCCGTTCACCGAGAAGGTGCTCATCGAGTGCTGCCTTGAGCTGTACGCGGCACATCTGGTGGTCGGCATCCAGGACCTCGGCGGTGCCGGACTATCCTGCGCCACATCGGAACTGGCTTCGGCCGGAGATGGCGGCATGCACATCGATCTGGACAAGGTGCCGCTGCGCGCGACCGGAATGACCCCGGCAGAGGTGCTCTCCAGTGAGTCTCAGGAGCGCATGTGCGCGGTGGTGACCCCGGAGAACGTAGACGCCTTCATGGCCGTGTGCCGCAAGTGGGATGTGCTGGCCACCGTCATCGGTGAGGTGACCGATGGTGACCGGCTGCGGATCACCTGGCACGGCGAGACCGTCGTGGACGTGCCGCCGCGCACCGTTGCGCACGAAGGCCCCGTCTACCAGCGTCCGGTGGCCCGACCCGACACCCAGGACGCGCTGATCGCCGACAGTGCAGCAGGTTTGGCGCGCCCGGCCACGGCCGAGGAACTGCGGCAGACGCTACTGGACATGATCGGCAGCCCGCATCTGTGCAGCCGCGCCTTCATCACCGAGCAGTACGACAGGTACGTGCGCGGAAACACCGTGCTCGCCGAGCATGCCGACTCCGGCGTGATCCGGGTGGACGAGCAAACCGGGCGTGGAATCGCCTTGGCCACTGATGCTTCCGGTCGGTACACGGTGCTTGATCCCTACAACGGCGCCCGCTTGGCGCTCGCCGAGGCGTACCGCAATGTGGCGGCCTCCGGTGCGACCCCCGTCGCGGTGACCAACTGCCTGAACTTCGGTTCCCCGGAGGACCCGGGCGTCATGTGGCAGTTCTCCGAGGCGGTTCGCGGTCTCGCCGATGGCTGTGTGGAACTGGGTATCCCGGTCACGGGCGGCAACGTCAGCTTCTACAACCAGACCGGCACCACCCCCATCCTGCCCACTCCGGTGGTCGGGGTACTGGGCGTTATCGACGACGTAAAACGGCGCATCCCTACGGGATTCGGCACGGAACCCGGAGAAACGCTGATACTGCTGGGCGACACCGCCGACGAGTTCGACGGGTCCATCTGGGCGCAGGTGGCGCACGATCACCTGGGAGGCACTCCGCCGAAGGTCGACCTCGCCCGCGAGCAGTTAATTGCGCAGATTCTCACCGCCGCATCGCGAGACGGGCTGGTGTCCGCCGCTCACGACCTGTCCGAGGGCGGACTCATCCAAGCCGTCATCGAGTCGTCATTGGCCGGCGAAACCGGTTGCCGCATCCTGCTTCCCGAGGGAGCCGATCCCTTCGTGGCGTTGTTCTCCGAGTCCGCCGGGCGTGTGCTGGTCGCGGTCCCGCGCACCGAGGAGAGCAGATTCGTCGCGATGTGCGAGGCGCGGCAGTTGCCCGCGGTGCGCATCGGCGTTGTCGATCAGGGGTCGGATTCCGTTGAGGTGCAGGGGCAGTTCTCGGTCACCCTGGCCGAGCTGCGTGAAGTCCATGAAGGTGTGTTGCCCGGATTGTTCGGATGA
- a CDS encoding alpha/beta hydrolase gives MSETPGVPVTTSTVDPDDWIGRSWLAFQELEEHLESRHPLVAWAWNLLRLDFCGIAFGALFFCLSLTPSLMPRTWLFQGLIGGATAAIGYGIGVALSKLVLRFWLRHQKWWPLRDRVMVTAKLGVVLLSAVCSLAMIVPAARWQRQIAALMETQGPTTIEYSKSFLVSIAVGALFISVARILRDLVRLLARFLIRRLRLSQEVSLLIGTAIVAVLTIMLFNGVLVRGFFSAANASFGPHNDTTRAGVEQPTQPERSGSPASLASWESLGYEGRNFVSGGLHADELTKVNGRHAKEPIRVYAGLETADTAEERADILVRELERTKAFERKALIIVPTTGTGWVTPAAARGVELMYNGDTAIVATQYSFLPSWISFLADKKKALASGRLLVDTVQKRWAQQPQGHRPKLLIYGESLGSFAGQGAFDGLGDIRAAGVDGVLWTGPPNFSQIWNELVSKRDRGTLEALPVYDSGFTARFAIGPDIDALARPPWQSPRVLFVQHPSDPVTWWSTDLLFSQPDWLKEAPVGDRSVAMRWYPIVTFWQVAADLANAVSVPDGHGHNYGISSVNGWAAIAPPDGWTPQDTERIRKALDDTASLDGPDT, from the coding sequence ATGAGCGAGACTCCTGGAGTCCCGGTCACGACGAGCACCGTCGATCCCGATGATTGGATCGGCCGCAGTTGGCTGGCTTTCCAGGAGTTAGAGGAGCATCTCGAGAGTCGGCACCCCTTGGTGGCCTGGGCGTGGAACCTGTTGCGCCTGGACTTCTGTGGAATCGCCTTCGGCGCACTGTTCTTCTGCTTGTCGCTTACCCCGTCGCTGATGCCGCGTACCTGGCTGTTCCAGGGTCTGATCGGCGGAGCCACCGCGGCCATCGGCTACGGCATCGGTGTCGCGCTCTCCAAACTGGTGCTGCGTTTCTGGCTTCGCCACCAGAAATGGTGGCCGCTGCGTGACCGGGTGATGGTGACCGCCAAGCTCGGGGTGGTGCTGCTCTCGGCGGTGTGCTCGCTGGCGATGATCGTGCCGGCCGCCCGCTGGCAACGTCAGATCGCGGCGCTTATGGAGACTCAGGGGCCGACAACGATTGAGTATTCAAAATCGTTCCTCGTCTCGATTGCCGTTGGCGCACTGTTTATCTCGGTGGCACGAATCTTGCGTGACCTGGTTCGGCTGCTGGCCCGGTTCCTCATCCGGCGGCTGCGTCTGAGTCAGGAGGTGTCACTTCTCATCGGTACCGCCATTGTCGCGGTGCTCACCATCATGTTGTTCAACGGCGTGCTGGTGCGCGGCTTCTTCTCTGCCGCCAATGCCTCATTCGGTCCGCATAACGACACCACCCGGGCCGGGGTGGAACAGCCCACGCAGCCGGAGCGTTCCGGAAGTCCGGCGTCGCTTGCCTCCTGGGAAAGCCTCGGCTACGAGGGGCGCAACTTCGTCTCCGGTGGATTACATGCCGACGAGCTGACCAAGGTGAACGGTCGCCACGCCAAGGAACCCATCAGGGTGTACGCGGGCCTGGAAACCGCCGACACCGCCGAGGAGCGCGCCGACATCCTGGTGCGGGAACTGGAGCGCACCAAGGCTTTCGAGCGCAAGGCGCTGATCATCGTCCCGACCACCGGAACCGGATGGGTGACGCCGGCCGCCGCGCGCGGTGTCGAGCTCATGTACAACGGCGACACCGCGATCGTGGCCACCCAGTACTCGTTCCTGCCGAGCTGGATCTCGTTCCTGGCAGACAAGAAGAAGGCGCTGGCCTCGGGCAGGCTGTTGGTCGATACCGTTCAGAAGCGGTGGGCGCAGCAGCCGCAGGGGCATCGCCCCAAGCTGCTCATCTACGGCGAGAGCCTGGGATCTTTCGCGGGACAAGGCGCATTCGACGGCCTCGGCGACATCCGCGCGGCCGGCGTCGACGGTGTGTTGTGGACCGGTCCGCCGAACTTCAGCCAGATCTGGAATGAGCTGGTGTCCAAGCGTGACCGGGGCACGTTGGAAGCGCTCCCGGTCTACGACAGCGGATTCACGGCGCGTTTCGCGATAGGCCCCGATATCGACGCCCTCGCCAGACCTCCATGGCAGAGCCCTCGGGTGCTCTTCGTGCAGCATCCGTCAGATCCGGTGACCTGGTGGTCCACGGATCTGCTTTTCAGCCAACCGGATTGGCTCAAGGAAGCACCGGTGGGTGACCGGTCTGTCGCCATGCGCTGGTATCCCATCGTCACCTTCTGGCAGGTGGCCGCAGACCTGGCCAATGCCGTGTCCGTACCCGATGGGCACGGACACAACTACGGCATCTCGTCGGTGAACGGCTGGGCGGCGATCGCCCCGCCCGACGGCTGGACCCCCCAGGACACCGAACGCATCCGGAAGGCTCTGGACGACACCGCGTCGCTCGACGGCCCCGACACGTGA
- a CDS encoding Rv0804 family intramembrane glutamic endopeptidase: MTARVRVLILAAALVAWPTVLERFPQRWRPLIGAGASSALAAVAGIPLGLRQPQLAAGLRLGGVSAAVVAAVVGASPALKPVRTSMRERDIGLHPAAWLGLHIPVGTVWSEELAFRGVLHPVAVEAFGRGLGGVAQAMAFGLAHIRPARAAGDSVLGTVLVTGMFGWMLGWLRERSGSMVAPMLTHLALNEAGAVATLCVSRPNVELGRESASN; encoded by the coding sequence GTGACCGCTCGCGTCAGGGTGCTCATCCTGGCCGCGGCGCTCGTGGCTTGGCCGACGGTCCTGGAGCGGTTCCCGCAACGTTGGCGTCCGCTGATCGGGGCGGGCGCCAGCTCGGCACTCGCGGCCGTCGCGGGTATCCCGCTGGGGCTTCGACAACCTCAGCTGGCGGCCGGGTTGCGGCTCGGTGGCGTGTCCGCAGCGGTGGTGGCCGCCGTCGTCGGTGCCTCTCCGGCACTGAAACCGGTGCGCACATCCATGCGGGAACGGGACATCGGCCTGCATCCGGCGGCCTGGCTGGGTCTGCACATTCCGGTGGGTACGGTGTGGTCGGAGGAACTCGCATTCCGCGGGGTGCTGCATCCTGTGGCCGTCGAGGCGTTCGGCCGCGGGCTGGGTGGTGTGGCCCAGGCGATGGCCTTCGGGCTGGCCCATATCCGGCCCGCTCGCGCCGCAGGCGATTCCGTCCTGGGAACGGTGCTGGTCACGGGCATGTTCGGCTGGATGTTGGGTTGGCTACGCGAGCGATCGGGGAGCATGGTGGCACCAATGCTCACCCATCTGGCGCTCAATGAGGCGGGCGCGGTAGCAACCCTGTGCGTTTCGCGGCCGAATGTCGAGTTGGGGCGAGAAAGTGCGAGCAACTGA